In one window of Frigoriglobus tundricola DNA:
- a CDS encoding transposase family protein: MQFDEKWDFVGRKEKNCGPDETRRGDCWDHVALDPESRLVVSLLVGKRTEDATHALVRDFHRRTGGRVMRLMTSDEYPVYASAIRDTYGHLVTPPRTGRPGRPRKAHRVIPPEVTYATVHKERENNRVVAVSTRVVFGAVVAVTAALLASAVSTAVNTCFVERHNGTDRNRCSRKVRKSYGFSKDWDTHRAATAFSYFSYNFCWPVRTLRHKGADGRWHQRTPAMAAGLTDRVWALSEWLTLPAVQCR, translated from the coding sequence GTGCAGTTCGATGAGAAGTGGGATTTCGTGGGCCGTAAGGAGAAGAACTGCGGCCCCGACGAGACCCGGCGCGGGGACTGCTGGGACCACGTGGCCCTCGATCCCGAGAGCCGATTGGTCGTGAGCCTGTTGGTCGGTAAGCGGACCGAGGACGCGACCCACGCCCTGGTCCGTGACTTCCACCGGCGCACCGGGGGCCGAGTGATGCGGCTCATGACGTCCGACGAGTACCCGGTGTACGCCTCGGCGATCCGGGACACCTACGGGCACTTGGTGACCCCGCCGCGAACCGGGCGACCCGGTCGGCCGCGCAAGGCCCACCGGGTCATCCCGCCCGAGGTCACCTATGCGACCGTCCACAAGGAGCGGGAGAACAACCGGGTGGTGGCGGTGAGCACGCGGGTGGTGTTCGGGGCGGTGGTGGCGGTCACGGCCGCGCTACTCGCCTCGGCGGTGAGCACGGCGGTCAACACGTGCTTCGTGGAGCGACACAACGGGACGGACCGGAATCGGTGCAGCCGCAAGGTGCGCAAGAGCTATGGGTTCTCGAAGGACTGGGACACGCACCGTGCGGCCACCGCCTTCAGCTACTTCAGCTACAACTTCTGCTGGCCGGTCCGCACGCTCCGCCACAAGGGTGCCGACGGGCGCTGGCACCAGAGAACACCGGCAATGGCCGCGGGACTGACCGATCGGGTGTGGGCGCTATCCGAATGGTTGACCCTGCCAGCGGTGCAATGCAGGTAG
- a CDS encoding alpha/beta hydrolase family protein, with protein MLTRRDVLALPALGLLASDFVCSPVSAADARLGPPKTLNDEFPFVAPKSKEAWEARRKQLREQLLVATGLWPMPEKAPLNPTIHGAIDKGEYTIEKVFFASTPGHYVCGNLYRPKGTPGGTVKRPGVLFAHGHWADGRFHDAGEKAGAASVKSGGEPDPDRGRYFMQALPATLATLGFVVFQYDMVGVADSTAVPHGKGFADVAAELRLQSAMGLQTWNSIRALDFLSSLPDVDAKKLGMTGASGGGTQTFMLAALDDRLACAFPAVMVSTGMQGGCVCENCSLLRVNTGNVEIAALFAPKPLGMSAANDWTKEIMTKGYPELQQLYELYGAKDKVAAKAWPEYGHQYNVHARQMMYAWFLKHLMGKDETVKEPAFTPVTPTKELSVFDEKHPRPKDEVNAARLREWMTQDCNDQMEQLAPKNADGLAEYKRVVSTALRVMVNSELPKEIADPVRLSATLMSSGDALETVALSHKGEKDRVPCTRVLGVKASGHVVVWLHPEGKASIIDKGKVTPAARTLLDTGLSLLTPDLLGTGGNVFPKPFAVDKTFAGYTYGYNRSVLANRVADALLAIAYVKSKKDTKKIHLVGWGEFGVVAVLARALAGDVITKTVADLNQFRFEDIKDPADPMMLPGAVKYGGLGAFLALCAPGEVLVHNQMGTGTGQLSRAAYEAAGAANKLTRNAAKLDAVKAAEWLVK; from the coding sequence ATGCTGACCCGGCGCGACGTTCTGGCCCTTCCCGCCCTCGGGTTGCTGGCTTCGGATTTCGTCTGTTCGCCGGTCTCCGCGGCCGACGCGCGGCTCGGCCCCCCCAAGACGCTGAACGACGAGTTCCCGTTCGTGGCGCCCAAATCGAAGGAGGCGTGGGAGGCGCGGCGGAAGCAACTCCGTGAGCAACTGTTGGTCGCGACGGGGCTCTGGCCCATGCCGGAGAAGGCGCCGCTGAACCCCACGATACACGGTGCGATCGACAAGGGCGAGTACACGATCGAGAAGGTGTTCTTCGCGAGCACCCCGGGTCACTACGTGTGCGGGAACCTGTACCGCCCGAAGGGCACACCGGGCGGGACCGTGAAGCGTCCGGGTGTACTGTTCGCGCACGGGCACTGGGCGGACGGCCGGTTCCACGACGCGGGGGAGAAGGCGGGCGCGGCGAGTGTGAAGAGCGGGGGCGAGCCGGACCCGGACCGGGGCCGGTACTTCATGCAGGCGCTGCCGGCGACGCTGGCGACGCTCGGGTTCGTCGTCTTCCAGTACGACATGGTGGGAGTCGCCGACAGCACCGCCGTTCCGCACGGCAAGGGGTTCGCCGATGTCGCGGCCGAGTTGCGGTTGCAGAGCGCGATGGGGCTCCAGACGTGGAACAGCATCCGGGCGCTGGACTTCCTCTCGTCGCTGCCGGACGTGGACGCGAAGAAGCTCGGGATGACCGGCGCGAGCGGCGGCGGGACGCAGACGTTCATGCTGGCGGCGCTGGACGATCGGCTGGCGTGCGCGTTCCCGGCGGTGATGGTGAGCACCGGGATGCAGGGCGGGTGCGTGTGCGAGAACTGCTCGCTGCTGCGGGTGAACACGGGCAACGTCGAGATCGCCGCGCTCTTCGCGCCCAAGCCGCTCGGCATGAGCGCCGCGAACGACTGGACCAAGGAGATCATGACCAAGGGCTACCCCGAACTCCAGCAGCTCTACGAACTGTATGGCGCGAAGGACAAGGTCGCGGCTAAGGCGTGGCCGGAGTACGGGCACCAGTACAACGTTCACGCCCGGCAGATGATGTACGCGTGGTTCCTGAAGCACCTCATGGGCAAGGACGAAACGGTGAAGGAGCCGGCGTTCACGCCGGTCACGCCGACGAAAGAGCTGAGCGTGTTCGACGAGAAGCACCCGCGCCCGAAGGACGAGGTGAACGCGGCCCGGCTGCGCGAGTGGATGACCCAGGACTGTAACGATCAGATGGAGCAGCTCGCTCCGAAGAACGCGGACGGCCTGGCCGAGTACAAGCGGGTGGTGAGCACCGCACTCCGGGTGATGGTGAACAGCGAGTTGCCGAAAGAGATCGCCGACCCCGTCCGCCTGAGCGCGACGCTCATGAGTTCCGGCGACGCGCTGGAAACAGTCGCGCTCAGCCACAAGGGCGAAAAGGACCGCGTTCCGTGTACGCGGGTGCTGGGGGTCAAAGCGAGCGGGCACGTCGTGGTGTGGCTGCACCCCGAAGGCAAGGCGAGTATCATCGATAAGGGAAAGGTGACGCCGGCTGCTCGGACCCTGCTCGACACCGGCCTCTCGCTGCTCACGCCGGACCTGCTCGGCACCGGCGGCAATGTGTTCCCGAAACCCTTCGCGGTGGACAAGACCTTCGCGGGCTACACCTACGGGTACAACCGCTCGGTTCTGGCGAACCGCGTGGCCGATGCCCTTTTGGCCATTGCTTACGTGAAATCAAAAAAGGATACGAAGAAGATCCACCTCGTCGGGTGGGGCGAGTTCGGGGTGGTGGCCGTCCTGGCGCGAGCGCTCGCGGGCGACGTGATCACGAAGACGGTGGCCGACCTGAACCAGTTCCGGTTCGAGGACATCAAAGACCCCGCGGATCCGATGATGCTGCCGGGCGCGGTCAAGTACGGCGGGCTGGGCGCGTTCCTCGCGCTCTGTGCGCCGGGCGAGGTGCTGGTTCATAATCAGATGGGGACCGGAACCGGTCAACTTTCCCGCGCCGCCTATGAAGCCGCCGGGGCCGCCAATAAGCTGACCCGCAACGCCGCCAAGCTCGACGCCGTCAAGGCGGCCGAGTGGCTGGTGAAGTGA
- a CDS encoding bifunctional 4-hydroxy-2-oxoglutarate aldolase/2-dehydro-3-deoxy-phosphogluconate aldolase — translation MSREHHLQRVLDCGIVAVVRFSAPEPLVGVVEALAAGGVTVAEVTLTVPGALDVIRAARRQLGDRVLLGAGTVLDPETARAALLAGAEFIVAPNLNPDVIKTCRRYDKLVMPGAFTPTEVVAAWEAGADVVKVFPADVVGPAFFKALRGPLPQVKLMPTGGVDLTTATEFLAAGAVCLGVGGNLVDPKAVAAGDFARITQTARQYAEIVKRYRAG, via the coding sequence ATGAGCCGTGAACACCACTTGCAGCGCGTTCTCGATTGCGGGATCGTCGCCGTCGTCCGCTTCAGTGCCCCCGAACCGCTGGTCGGGGTGGTGGAGGCGCTCGCCGCGGGCGGGGTGACCGTCGCCGAGGTCACCCTCACCGTGCCCGGCGCCCTGGACGTGATCCGGGCCGCCCGGCGGCAGCTCGGCGACCGCGTCCTGCTCGGCGCCGGCACCGTCCTCGACCCCGAGACGGCCCGCGCCGCGCTCCTCGCGGGGGCGGAGTTCATCGTCGCCCCGAACCTGAACCCCGACGTCATCAAAACGTGCCGGCGGTACGACAAGCTTGTGATGCCGGGCGCGTTCACGCCCACCGAGGTGGTGGCCGCGTGGGAAGCCGGCGCGGACGTCGTGAAGGTGTTCCCGGCGGACGTGGTCGGCCCGGCGTTCTTCAAGGCCCTCCGCGGGCCGCTGCCGCAGGTGAAGCTGATGCCGACCGGCGGCGTCGATCTGACCACCGCGACCGAGTTCCTGGCGGCCGGTGCGGTGTGTCTGGGGGTCGGCGGCAACCTCGTCGATCCGAAGGCCGTCGCCGCCGGCGATTTCGCCCGCATCACCCAGACGGCGCGCCAGTATGCCGAAATCGTGAAGCGCTACCGGGCAGGGTGA
- a CDS encoding efflux RND transporter permease subunit, with the protein MNDRARRLGLTCFVLLAVGTVRSAEEPAKTPDVPVARPVVREVTDYEDFTGRTEASRSVELRPRVTGYLTKTSFKEGDRVKDGDVLFEIDPRLCRAQLDQALARVARSTAALKRVRAALARDRAAAKAVPGSISQEQLDEREGAVQEAEADVTVSEANVTLHKLNLSFCKVAAPVSGRIGRCLVDPGNLVQQDQTQLATIVVSSPIYVSFDIDERTFIRLWRAIKRDKVERDTFPVAVGLADEEGFPRSGVTDFTANTIDLDTGTLRVRATLANTDGLLVPGMFVRVRLAMGAPYKAPLVSDRAIASDQGLKFVYVVDAENKVQYRRVALGQLQSDGLRAITKGLEPDDRVVTGRLTGLRPGMTVRPREAAAPVPKLPEKTDEPPSVRGQAGPGILVEATYPGASARVVSDSVRWPIEQQVAGLEKIRSLRSRCARDGKYALDINFVPGTDLGQAQVLVQNRASLASPLLPTAVQEAGITVGTGTAGVLLIVNLVSPREEHKQPYLGHYAHIQLKDELARVRGVGKVALLGTSDLGLRIQIDPDRLAALNLNTEDVARVLRKENRLELADSEKLGNLIVKADGERRGVRVRDVARVELGAGRPQSEALWDGKPVATLVVHLTGEIAPRRVRAALQERLDDLRLRLPKGLDLDVTFDFTANLDAFERPASAEYLVFDLDVPAASTEGTEQVLERSEALLRRVPGVRSVLALSANPFDLFGGRPCLLARLSPADARKATRAEIIKAARTRLGALEEVTVRVRDLSAGGFPRCGYPIDLVLNGPDLVEVQNWADQLTERLRQSKAFTDVWANPDSVPRPGRLVDVNRELAAARGVALADVFSTIDAYSGAVPVNHFNSFGRMWPVEIRTQARSGDWAAGLGKLKVRNAKGLMVPLASVVRVREVEEPLALDFFELRPTVEITANPESGVTVAAAQKACTALADEVRKELGLSGDYRLTWLTGGASGK; encoded by the coding sequence ATGAATGATCGCGCGCGCCGGCTCGGGCTGACGTGTTTTGTCCTGCTCGCAGTCGGGACGGTCCGATCCGCCGAGGAACCCGCCAAGACCCCGGACGTCCCGGTCGCCCGTCCGGTGGTCCGGGAAGTGACTGACTATGAAGACTTCACCGGCCGGACCGAAGCGTCCAGGAGCGTGGAACTGCGCCCCCGTGTCACCGGCTACCTGACAAAAACCTCCTTCAAGGAGGGGGACCGGGTCAAGGACGGGGACGTCCTTTTCGAGATCGACCCGCGCCTCTGCCGGGCCCAGTTAGACCAGGCCCTCGCCCGGGTGGCACGCAGTACGGCCGCACTCAAACGCGTGCGGGCCGCCCTGGCCCGCGACCGGGCCGCTGCAAAAGCGGTTCCCGGCAGCATCAGCCAAGAGCAACTCGATGAGCGCGAAGGGGCCGTGCAGGAGGCCGAGGCCGACGTCACCGTGTCCGAAGCCAACGTCACGCTCCACAAGCTCAACCTGAGTTTCTGCAAGGTGGCCGCCCCCGTCAGCGGCCGGATCGGGAGGTGCCTCGTCGATCCGGGCAACTTGGTCCAACAGGATCAGACCCAGCTGGCGACCATCGTGGTATCGAGCCCGATATACGTCAGCTTCGATATCGACGAGCGCACGTTCATTCGGCTGTGGCGCGCGATTAAGCGCGACAAGGTTGAGCGCGACACGTTCCCGGTCGCCGTCGGGCTGGCCGACGAGGAGGGCTTTCCCCGTTCCGGCGTGACGGACTTCACCGCCAACACGATAGACCTGGACACCGGCACGCTCCGCGTGCGGGCCACCCTGGCCAACACAGACGGGCTGCTGGTGCCCGGCATGTTCGTTCGGGTCCGGCTAGCGATGGGCGCGCCATACAAGGCCCCACTGGTGAGCGACCGCGCCATCGCGTCGGACCAGGGGCTCAAATTCGTCTACGTCGTCGACGCGGAGAACAAGGTGCAGTACCGCCGGGTCGCCCTCGGCCAGTTACAGTCGGACGGCCTGCGCGCGATTACCAAAGGGCTCGAACCGGACGACCGGGTTGTCACCGGGCGCCTGACCGGGCTGCGGCCGGGGATGACGGTTCGGCCGCGGGAAGCGGCCGCGCCCGTTCCGAAGCTCCCGGAAAAAACCGATGAGCCCCCGTCGGTCCGCGGGCAGGCGGGGCCGGGCATCCTCGTGGAAGCCACTTACCCCGGGGCCAGCGCCCGGGTGGTCTCGGACTCCGTGCGCTGGCCCATTGAACAGCAGGTGGCCGGGCTCGAGAAGATTCGCTCCCTGCGCTCGCGCTGCGCCCGGGACGGCAAGTACGCCCTCGACATCAACTTCGTCCCTGGTACCGACCTGGGGCAGGCCCAGGTGCTGGTGCAGAACCGCGCGAGCCTGGCCTCGCCGCTGCTTCCCACTGCGGTCCAGGAGGCCGGTATCACCGTCGGGACCGGGACGGCCGGGGTGCTGCTGATCGTCAACCTGGTCTCGCCGCGGGAGGAGCACAAGCAGCCGTACCTGGGCCACTACGCCCACATCCAGCTCAAGGACGAGTTGGCACGCGTGCGCGGCGTGGGCAAGGTCGCTCTGCTCGGCACCAGCGACCTCGGCCTGCGTATCCAGATCGACCCGGACCGGCTGGCCGCCCTCAACCTGAACACCGAGGACGTGGCCCGGGTGCTGCGGAAGGAAAATCGGCTCGAACTCGCGGACTCAGAGAAGCTGGGGAACCTGATCGTAAAAGCCGACGGCGAGCGCCGCGGGGTCCGCGTGCGGGACGTCGCCCGCGTCGAACTCGGTGCCGGTCGGCCGCAGAGCGAAGCGCTCTGGGACGGCAAGCCGGTCGCCACCCTGGTCGTTCACTTGACCGGGGAGATCGCCCCGCGAAGGGTCCGGGCCGCCCTTCAGGAAAGACTGGACGACCTCCGCCTCCGGTTGCCCAAGGGGCTCGACCTCGACGTCACCTTCGACTTCACCGCGAACCTGGACGCCTTCGAGCGGCCCGCGTCTGCTGAGTACTTGGTGTTCGACCTGGACGTACCGGCCGCTTCCACCGAAGGCACCGAGCAGGTGCTCGAGCGGAGCGAAGCCCTGCTGCGCCGCGTCCCCGGCGTGCGAAGCGTCCTGGCCCTGTCCGCGAACCCGTTCGACCTGTTCGGCGGGCGCCCCTGCCTCCTGGCCCGGTTGAGCCCCGCGGACGCGCGGAAGGCCACACGAGCGGAGATCATCAAGGCGGCCCGGACCCGGCTCGGCGCGCTCGAAGAGGTGACCGTCCGCGTGCGCGATCTCTCGGCGGGGGGCTTCCCGCGCTGCGGGTACCCCATCGACCTGGTTCTCAACGGCCCCGACCTGGTCGAAGTGCAGAACTGGGCCGACCAGTTGACCGAGCGGCTCCGACAGAGCAAGGCGTTCACCGACGTGTGGGCGAACCCCGATTCCGTGCCGCGGCCGGGCCGGCTCGTGGACGTCAACCGCGAACTCGCCGCGGCCCGGGGCGTGGCCCTCGCGGACGTCTTCAGCACGATCGACGCGTACTCCGGCGCGGTGCCGGTCAATCATTTCAACAGCTTCGGCCGGATGTGGCCCGTCGAGATCCGGACGCAGGCCCGGTCGGGCGACTGGGCCGCGGGTCTGGGAAAGCTCAAGGTCCGCAACGCGAAGGGACTGATGGTGCCGCTGGCCTCCGTCGTGCGGGTGCGCGAAGTGGAGGAGCCGCTCGCACTGGACTTCTTCGAACTCCGTCCGACGGTGGAAATCACGGCCAACCCGGAATCCGGGGTCACGGTCGCAGCCGCGCAGAAGGCGTGTACCGCACTGGCGGACGAGGTTCGTAAGGAACTGGGGCTGTCGGGGGACTACCGGTTGACCTGGTTGACGGGGGGTGCTAGCGGAAAATAA
- a CDS encoding TerC family protein — protein MPRRPFPVFVLSAGLAALLFMTLRPVLAQAPVPAPAGTDAPAPFQKVRVEPTAEGPTVEGKLKLAAVTLKTDTGSTTVEVRHVKRITFQKDPAGKSNDSVQLTDKSVVHGRVTDEVFVVEIPGGEARLKKAEVREIRVLAEEPVSLVAIGLGLLTLTAMEIVLGVDNIIFLAIVVGRLPKEQQPRARKLGLAAALGTRLLLLLSLSFLLGLTAPLFTLPEFGLLHDMEAREVSWRDLILLCGGLFLIGKSTHEMHAKVEEAKPGAAGAPAHAGHKPASFGWTIATIAVIDIVFSLDSVVTAVGMVEQVWVMMVAMVLAMLVMLYFAGPIGDFVDRHPTIKVLALSFLILIGVMLVAEGLGQHMDKGYIYVAMGFALAVELVNMRLRGPKHGPAGSGKSAPKPTGS, from the coding sequence ATGCCCCGCCGCCCGTTTCCGGTGTTCGTTCTGTCGGCCGGCCTCGCGGCCCTCCTGTTTATGACGCTGCGGCCGGTGCTGGCCCAGGCGCCCGTGCCCGCGCCCGCGGGGACCGACGCCCCGGCACCGTTCCAGAAGGTGCGCGTCGAACCGACGGCCGAGGGGCCGACCGTGGAGGGCAAACTGAAGCTCGCGGCGGTCACGCTCAAAACCGACACCGGGAGCACGACCGTCGAGGTGCGTCACGTCAAGCGGATCACGTTTCAGAAGGACCCGGCCGGGAAGTCGAACGACAGCGTGCAACTGACCGACAAGAGCGTGGTCCACGGGCGGGTCACGGACGAGGTGTTCGTGGTCGAAATCCCCGGCGGGGAGGCGCGGCTCAAGAAGGCCGAGGTCCGCGAGATCCGGGTGCTGGCCGAGGAGCCGGTGTCACTGGTGGCGATCGGGCTGGGGCTGCTCACGCTCACCGCGATGGAGATCGTACTCGGTGTGGACAACATCATCTTCCTGGCCATCGTGGTCGGCCGGCTGCCCAAGGAGCAGCAGCCGCGGGCGCGGAAGCTCGGGCTGGCCGCGGCGCTGGGCACGCGCCTGTTGCTCCTGTTATCGCTCTCCTTCTTACTCGGCCTGACGGCCCCGCTGTTCACCCTGCCGGAATTCGGCCTGCTGCACGACATGGAGGCCCGCGAGGTGTCGTGGCGCGACCTCATCCTGCTCTGCGGCGGGCTGTTTTTGATCGGCAAGAGCACCCACGAGATGCACGCGAAGGTGGAGGAGGCGAAGCCCGGGGCGGCCGGCGCACCGGCCCACGCGGGGCACAAGCCGGCGAGTTTCGGGTGGACCATCGCCACCATCGCGGTGATCGACATCGTGTTCTCGCTCGACTCGGTCGTCACCGCCGTCGGCATGGTCGAACAGGTGTGGGTGATGATGGTGGCGATGGTGCTGGCGATGCTGGTGATGCTCTACTTCGCGGGGCCGATCGGGGACTTCGTGGACCGGCACCCGACGATCAAGGTGCTGGCGCTGAGCTTCCTCATTCTGATCGGCGTGATGCTCGTCGCGGAGGGGCTCGGGCAGCACATGGATAAGGGGTACATCTACGTGGCGATGGGCTTCGCGCTGGCCGTGGAACTCGTCAACATGCGGTTGCGCGGGCCGAAGCACGGCCCCGCGGGGTCCGGGAAGTCGGCACCGAAGCCGACCGGGTCGTGA
- a CDS encoding sugar kinase — MADVITFGEVMIRLAPPHFQRLEQARSLDLEIGGAELNTAAGLVRLGRSAAWVSRVPDNPLGKLVTNRVREIGVSDQFVQYAADGRCGVYFLEFGAAPRASSIVYDREGSSIARARRGTFDWPTIVTGAKWLHVSGITPALSAGTAEAADEAMRAARSAGVRVCFDLNYRSKLWSQERAAEVLGRLLPLVDVLIASEADAEHLFGVTGDDFTAVAKGLVERFGVPTVVGTRREANLVWRNRFAAVGYSQGQTYESAWYEVEIVDRLGAGDALAAGLIHGLLDGDLKKGLDYGAAIGALKHSIPGDLPWLTKEEIEAAMQGQGLRIKR, encoded by the coding sequence ATGGCAGATGTCATCACGTTTGGGGAAGTGATGATTCGGCTGGCCCCGCCGCACTTCCAGCGGTTGGAGCAGGCGCGTTCCCTGGACCTGGAGATCGGCGGGGCCGAGTTGAACACGGCCGCCGGCCTGGTGCGCCTGGGGCGGTCCGCGGCGTGGGTGTCGCGCGTCCCGGACAACCCGCTCGGCAAACTGGTCACGAACCGCGTCCGCGAGATCGGCGTCTCCGATCAATTCGTCCAGTACGCCGCCGACGGCCGGTGCGGGGTGTACTTCCTGGAGTTCGGCGCCGCCCCGCGGGCCAGTTCCATCGTGTACGACCGCGAGGGGTCGTCCATCGCACGCGCCCGGCGCGGCACGTTCGACTGGCCGACCATCGTCACCGGGGCGAAGTGGCTGCACGTTTCGGGCATCACCCCGGCCCTCAGCGCGGGCACGGCGGAGGCGGCGGACGAGGCCATGCGGGCGGCCCGGTCCGCGGGCGTGCGGGTGTGCTTCGACCTGAACTACCGATCCAAATTGTGGTCGCAGGAGCGCGCCGCCGAGGTGCTGGGCCGGTTGCTCCCGCTGGTCGATGTGCTGATCGCGAGCGAGGCGGACGCCGAGCACCTGTTCGGCGTGACCGGCGACGATTTTACCGCGGTGGCCAAGGGGCTGGTGGAGCGGTTCGGCGTGCCGACCGTGGTGGGCACGCGGCGCGAGGCCAATCTGGTGTGGCGCAACCGGTTCGCGGCGGTGGGCTACTCACAGGGGCAGACGTACGAGTCGGCGTGGTACGAGGTGGAGATCGTGGACCGCCTCGGCGCCGGCGACGCGCTGGCCGCCGGGCTGATCCACGGCTTGCTGGACGGCGACCTGAAGAAGGGGCTGGACTACGGGGCCGCGATCGGCGCGCTCAAGCACAGCATCCCCGGCGACCTGCCCTGGCTGACCAAGGAAGAGATCGAAGCCGCGATGCAGGGCCAGGGCTTGCGGATCAAACGGTGA
- a CDS encoding GAF domain-containing protein, translated as MHALPRGNGTDKTAFYTELNAGLAAVLEGERDLIANAANCAAVLFHALPDVNWAGFYFLRGPDLVLGPFQGKPACVRIALGRGVCGTAAAARRTVIVPGVHQFAGHIACDSASNSEIVVPLLTGDRLIGVLDVDSASFSRFDESDAEGLRAVAAAVLAGSDVAYPL; from the coding sequence ATGCACGCTCTTCCCCGCGGGAACGGAACCGACAAGACGGCCTTCTACACCGAGTTGAACGCCGGCCTCGCCGCGGTGCTAGAGGGCGAGCGGGACCTCATCGCCAACGCCGCCAACTGCGCGGCGGTGCTGTTTCACGCCCTGCCCGACGTCAACTGGGCCGGGTTCTACTTTCTGCGGGGGCCGGATCTGGTCCTGGGACCGTTTCAGGGAAAGCCCGCGTGTGTGCGGATCGCGCTCGGTCGTGGCGTCTGTGGAACCGCGGCGGCGGCGCGCCGGACCGTCATCGTTCCCGGCGTCCATCAGTTCGCGGGCCACATCGCCTGTGATTCGGCGTCCAACTCCGAAATCGTGGTGCCGCTCCTGACCGGAGACCGGCTCATCGGGGTGCTCGATGTCGACAGCGCTTCGTTCAGTCGTTTCGATGAGTCCGATGCCGAGGGGTTGCGCGCGGTCGCCGCGGCCGTCCTGGCCGGGTCCGATGTCGCGTATCCGCTCTGA
- a CDS encoding IS1 family transposase, translating into MDDLSRFCCLNAHCPDHGKRNHGNLTVPARYGPNKTRVLRCRTCKARFSERKGTPLFDARLPAARVTAVLAHVAEGIGTRKTARLTGVHTNTVTRYIRRAGQHARALHDELVAFSPDDPRSAVR; encoded by the coding sequence ATGGACGACCTGAGCCGCTTCTGTTGCCTCAATGCCCATTGTCCCGACCATGGGAAACGGAACCACGGGAACCTGACCGTGCCGGCCCGTTATGGGCCGAACAAGACGCGGGTGCTCCGGTGCCGGACCTGCAAGGCCCGGTTCTCCGAGCGCAAGGGCACCCCACTGTTCGACGCCCGACTGCCGGCCGCGCGGGTGACCGCGGTTCTGGCTCACGTGGCCGAAGGGATCGGGACCCGCAAGACCGCACGGCTCACCGGGGTTCATACCAATACGGTGACCCGGTACATCCGACGGGCCGGCCAACATGCCCGCGCGTTGCACGACGAGCTCGTGGCTTTTTCCCCCGACGACCCGCGAAGTGCAGTTCGATGA
- the hflC gene encoding protease modulator HflC produces the protein MNRSLLILACVLLALWARTAFYAVDVAEFVYVTRFGHVEAIRDGGTDAGLHVKAPWPVDSVIRIDRRVQSFDLPAVESLTRDPVNRTVDKTLAVDAFVTWKIPVADAADRFVKAVRTPEQAKKILGPLINGRLAAVISTMPIDDLIGVTDTQTTLAALGGGAVTGLPDAPFRLEDGRLIDERNERVRRRLLGSESLFGGPPAPADDLRVKALAEYGILVLDVRIRRFSYPEAVRSSIAERIRSERAKKAADYDSEGRKRASDIITDADRAARTIEATAKAEKTTVEGRATAEAAVIRSAAYAQDTEFYLFLESLRSFRKIVSGGRSLLMLSTKHPLLKQAFDGPPAPKKP, from the coding sequence ATGAACCGCTCCCTCCTGATCCTCGCGTGCGTCCTCCTGGCCCTGTGGGCGCGGACCGCGTTCTACGCCGTGGACGTGGCCGAGTTCGTGTACGTCACCCGGTTCGGCCACGTCGAGGCGATCCGCGACGGCGGCACCGACGCCGGGCTGCACGTCAAAGCCCCGTGGCCGGTCGATTCGGTCATCCGCATCGACCGCCGGGTGCAGTCGTTCGACCTCCCCGCCGTCGAATCGCTCACGCGCGACCCGGTCAACCGGACCGTCGACAAGACGCTCGCCGTGGACGCGTTCGTGACCTGGAAGATCCCCGTGGCCGACGCCGCCGACCGGTTCGTGAAGGCCGTCCGCACCCCGGAACAGGCGAAGAAGATCCTCGGCCCGCTCATCAACGGCCGGCTCGCCGCGGTCATCAGCACGATGCCCATCGACGACCTCATCGGCGTCACCGACACGCAGACGACGCTCGCCGCGCTCGGCGGCGGGGCGGTGACGGGGCTGCCCGATGCGCCGTTCCGCCTGGAGGACGGCCGCCTCATCGACGAGCGGAACGAGCGCGTCCGCCGCCGCCTGCTCGGCTCGGAGAGCCTGTTCGGCGGCCCCCCCGCGCCGGCCGACGACCTGCGCGTCAAGGCCCTCGCGGAGTACGGCATCCTGGTCCTCGACGTCCGCATCCGCCGGTTCAGCTACCCGGAAGCGGTGCGGAGCAGCATCGCCGAGCGCATCCGCAGCGAGCGGGCGAAGAAGGCGGCCGACTACGACAGCGAGGGCCGCAAGCGGGCCTCGGACATCATCACCGACGCCGACCGGGCCGCCCGCACCATCGAGGCCACCGCGAAGGCGGAGAAGACGACGGTGGAGGGCCGGGCGACCGCCGAAGCGGCCGTCATCCGCTCCGCCGCCTACGCCCAGGACACCGAGTTCTACCTGTTCCTCGAGAGCCTGCGCTCGTTCCGCAAGATCGTGTCGGGGGGGCGCAGCCTGCTGATGCTGAGCACCAAGCACCCGCTGCTGAAACAGGCGTTCGACGGGCCGCCCGCGCCCAAGAAGCCGTGA